In Saccharicrinis fermentans DSM 9555 = JCM 21142, a genomic segment contains:
- a CDS encoding PepSY domain-containing protein, translated as MSGSFLSLIFVFWCFSGIVLIFDGFPHASREERFLHLAEFSPEALTNLQAPSETFKGNVSLEISDGNPVYRVRSGRKSNKVFDARTLMEVPVFTEAYAQSLTESFNGHPVRKIERMDDLSQWVPWNYYKPLLPFYKCYMADKEHTVLYVSAKTGEIIQETKRLERWSARLGAIPHWIYFKQLRSLEKTWRLVVIILASLGILMTVTGIYAGVIRYRKRSKNSITPYKKFWYKWHHITGFFFGFFVFTFVLSGLISVSSIPDWMVGVKKSDKVKVGWNQKLDLRMHHHTTPWNIYKALDNKDGVRKIEWKSVLGQAQYHVYYEDYQKPDVYTLYNDSVISQRPYSMSDIQSQANILLGQIPFSIQEQFTYDNYYAGSGMIYLPQPAYKIMVDDVANTWLYIDPASGEAVKTLTRNTRLRRWLYRFLHTLDIPMLKKMDGLRKTILVLLCLMGLAISVTGFVIGIKWFKRNLGW; from the coding sequence ATGTCAGGTTCTTTTTTGAGCCTGATATTTGTGTTTTGGTGCTTTTCAGGAATCGTGTTGATTTTTGATGGCTTTCCCCACGCTTCTCGCGAAGAGCGTTTTTTGCATCTGGCAGAGTTTAGTCCGGAGGCATTGACCAACTTGCAAGCTCCGTCAGAAACATTTAAAGGGAATGTTTCGCTTGAGATTAGCGATGGAAACCCCGTTTATCGTGTTCGTTCCGGTAGGAAAAGCAATAAAGTATTTGACGCACGTACTTTAATGGAGGTGCCAGTGTTTACGGAGGCATATGCCCAAAGCTTAACAGAGTCTTTTAATGGCCATCCGGTGCGTAAGATAGAACGGATGGACGATCTAAGTCAGTGGGTGCCATGGAATTACTATAAGCCTTTGTTGCCTTTTTACAAATGTTATATGGCGGATAAGGAGCATACGGTACTGTATGTGTCGGCCAAAACAGGAGAGATCATTCAGGAAACAAAGCGACTGGAGCGATGGAGTGCCCGATTGGGTGCCATTCCTCATTGGATTTATTTTAAGCAACTCAGGTCTTTAGAAAAAACATGGAGACTGGTGGTGATAATACTGGCCTCCTTGGGAATATTGATGACCGTGACTGGTATTTATGCAGGAGTAATACGTTATAGAAAACGCTCGAAGAATAGTATAACCCCCTATAAAAAGTTTTGGTATAAGTGGCATCATATCACGGGTTTCTTCTTTGGTTTTTTTGTGTTTACCTTTGTTTTAAGTGGACTTATTTCGGTTAGTTCCATCCCGGATTGGATGGTTGGTGTAAAAAAATCAGATAAGGTAAAAGTGGGTTGGAATCAAAAATTAGACCTGCGTATGCATCATCATACTACACCTTGGAATATTTACAAAGCATTGGATAATAAGGATGGTGTGCGAAAGATAGAATGGAAAAGCGTTTTGGGTCAGGCGCAGTATCATGTTTATTATGAGGACTATCAGAAGCCGGATGTTTATACATTGTATAACGATAGTGTGATTTCGCAGCGACCTTATTCAATGAGCGATATACAGTCTCAGGCAAATATATTATTAGGTCAAATTCCGTTTTCGATACAAGAGCAGTTCACATACGATAATTATTATGCTGGTTCAGGAATGATTTATTTGCCTCAACCAGCCTATAAAATAATGGTGGACGATGTCGCAAATACTTGGTTATATATTGACCCGGCCAGCGGAGAAGCAGTAAAAACCCTGACACGAAATACGCGCTTACGCAGGTGGTTGTATCGTTTTTTGCATACGCTGGATATTCCCATGCTTAAAAAAATGGATGGATTGCGTAAAACGATTCTGGTGTTGCTGTGTTTAATGGGATTGGCCATTAGTGTAACAGGGTTTGTAATAGGTATAAAGTGGTTTAAAAGGAACTTGGGCTGGTAA